The following are encoded together in the Thermosipho affectus genome:
- the whiA gene encoding DNA-binding protein WhiA, producing the protein MLYTFSEDVKGELCHLKINSAEEARSELSGFLKSKGVLIKTHVDLFVKLEVGFIPAARRIMNLMNQVEVDKKKLTLIKNKLKKKRVQIFIPFSIMEKLEIDVLEIPSYIFEDLSYFSAFLRGLFIASGSVTDPVKSYHFEIISHNESLLNIIKNFLVKNLGVEGKISKFNNNFRYYVKKSREIVELLNFLGAQRNADKMEKIVNSREIKSDFNRSLNFLSANAKRVGESNAKQIKIIRNLIEKYGYEVLSEELKKLAILRLENEDLSLSDLGKLFEPPLSKSMVYNRVRKIFKIYENLEGKKVE; encoded by the coding sequence ATGCTTTATACTTTTTCAGAAGATGTTAAGGGGGAGCTTTGTCATTTAAAAATAAATAGCGCGGAAGAAGCAAGGTCAGAACTTTCAGGATTCTTAAAATCAAAAGGAGTTCTTATTAAAACACACGTAGATTTGTTTGTGAAATTAGAGGTTGGCTTTATCCCTGCTGCACGTAGAATAATGAATTTGATGAATCAAGTGGAAGTTGATAAAAAAAAGTTAACTTTGATAAAAAATAAATTGAAGAAAAAGAGAGTACAAATTTTTATACCTTTTTCTATAATGGAAAAGCTTGAGATAGATGTTCTGGAAATACCAAGTTATATTTTTGAAGATTTGAGTTATTTTTCTGCATTTTTAAGAGGACTTTTTATTGCAAGTGGTTCGGTTACTGATCCTGTGAAAAGTTATCATTTTGAAATAATTTCGCACAATGAAAGTTTACTAAATATTATAAAAAATTTTCTTGTAAAAAATTTGGGTGTTGAAGGAAAGATTTCAAAGTTTAATAATAATTTTAGGTATTATGTGAAAAAATCACGCGAAATTGTTGAATTGCTTAATTTTTTAGGAGCACAAAGAAATGCAGATAAGATGGAAAAGATAGTTAATTCAAGGGAAATAAAAAGTGATTTTAATCGTTCTTTGAATTTTTTAAGTGCGAATGCAAAAAGGGTAGGAGAGAGTAATGCAAAACAAATAAAAATCATAAGAAATTTAATTGAAAAGTATGGGTATGAAGTTTTATCAGAAGAATTAAAAAAATTAGCAATCTTGCGACTGGAAAATGAAGATTTAAGCTTATCGGATTTGGGAAAACTTTTTGAACCACCGTTGAGTAAAAGCATGGTTTACAATAGAGTAAGAAAGATTTTTAAAATTTATGAGAATTTGGAAGGTAAAAAAGTGGAGTGA
- the nrdR gene encoding transcriptional regulator NrdR: protein MKCPYCGYEDTKVLDSRVDSSGLTVRRRRECIKCKGRFTTYERYEVGPVFVVKRDGKREKFDRNKILNGIMKACEKTNVTLDEMEKLVDDVVNEIQKSGNLEVSTLKIGRLVMEKLKKLNGVAYVRFASVYKDFREVEQFLEVVEELKKEK from the coding sequence ATGAAATGTCCATATTGTGGATATGAAGATACGAAAGTATTGGATTCTCGTGTGGATTCATCTGGTTTAACGGTAAGAAGAAGGAGAGAATGTATAAAGTGCAAGGGAAGGTTTACGACGTATGAAAGATATGAAGTTGGTCCTGTATTTGTCGTTAAAAGAGATGGAAAGAGGGAAAAGTTTGATAGGAATAAGATTTTGAATGGGATAATGAAAGCATGTGAAAAGACAAATGTTACGTTAGATGAAATGGAAAAATTAGTGGATGATGTGGTAAACGAAATACAAAAATCTGGAAATTTGGAGGTATCAACATTAAAAATAGGAAGATTGGTCATGGAAAAGCTGAAAAAATTAAATGGGGTAGCTTATGTAAGATTTGCATCGGTTTATAAAGATTTTAGAGAAGTTGAGCAATTTTTAGAAGTTGTGGAAGAATTGAAAAAAGAAAAATAG
- the greA gene encoding transcription elongation factor GreA, whose protein sequence is MKKEVIYLTKEGYEKLKAELDQLKQKLMFEIAERIKEARELGDLSENSEYQEAKNEQGRIAARINELENMLSKAEVIEGLDTNVINIGNWVIIKNIETGEEKTIQIVTPHEADVFSNKISIESPVGRILVGKKVGEIVKIKSPKGVFKYQILGIKV, encoded by the coding sequence ATGAAAAAAGAGGTTATTTATTTAACCAAAGAAGGATACGAAAAATTAAAAGCCGAGCTCGATCAATTAAAGCAAAAGCTTATGTTTGAAATTGCTGAAAGGATTAAAGAGGCAAGAGAGTTGGGTGATTTGTCTGAGAATTCTGAATATCAAGAGGCGAAAAACGAACAAGGTAGAATTGCCGCAAGAATTAACGAACTTGAAAATATGCTTTCAAAGGCAGAAGTTATTGAAGGGTTAGATACTAACGTAATCAACATTGGAAATTGGGTTATTATTAAAAATATTGAAACTGGTGAAGAAAAGACTATACAAATTGTAACTCCACATGAAGCAGATGTTTTCAGCAATAAGATAAGTATTGAATCTCCTGTGGGAAGAATTCTGGTTGGAAAAAAGGTAGGCGAAATAGTTAAAATTAAATCACCAAAAGGTGTTTTTAAATATCAGATTTTGGGAATAAAAGTTTAG